A part of Solicola gregarius genomic DNA contains:
- a CDS encoding DUF3375 domain-containing protein: MEYAEIDALREKHPAWKLLRAGNASLVLAFLGRWYVEDNHGATGVSELANALDDELYARNLDHGDGDRFPKRPEEYLEDWAAPDARWLRSFYPDHSDEVHYEATSAFEKAYAWVTGLAEREFVGTESRLHTVVELLRQIVHGTDGDPEARLERLREQRDALDREIADVESGQVAVLGDGAVRDRYQQFASTARELLSDFREVGEKFRELDRNARERIAGWEGSKGDLLAELVASRSDIGSSDQGTTFQAFYDFLLSERRQDELSDLLRRVQQLDAVTTDRRLGTIHHDWSLAAERTQGTVRKISEQFRRFLDDQVWVENRRVVDLVRQIEATALEIQDEPPADGLMIDLPGIPISLPMERPLYSVQPAAEVDSLLTPSAEEDLDMTALFGQHFVDRARLADNLRAVLPAASATSLNEIIDLYPIEYGAAEILGYLSLAEDDLDVEMDETDESIIDYVDIDGHARRARLPGVRVSRR; this comes from the coding sequence ATGGAGTACGCCGAGATCGATGCGCTGCGCGAGAAGCATCCGGCATGGAAGTTGCTCCGCGCCGGCAATGCCTCGCTCGTGCTCGCATTCCTGGGCCGGTGGTACGTGGAGGACAACCACGGCGCCACTGGAGTCTCCGAGCTCGCCAATGCTCTGGACGACGAGCTCTATGCTCGCAACCTCGACCATGGCGACGGAGATCGGTTTCCCAAGCGGCCCGAGGAGTACCTCGAAGACTGGGCTGCCCCCGACGCCAGGTGGCTGCGCAGCTTCTACCCCGACCATTCCGATGAGGTGCATTACGAGGCCACGTCGGCGTTCGAGAAGGCGTACGCCTGGGTCACCGGCCTGGCCGAACGCGAGTTCGTCGGCACCGAGTCCCGGCTGCACACGGTCGTCGAGCTCCTTCGGCAGATCGTCCACGGCACCGACGGCGACCCCGAGGCCCGACTGGAGCGGCTACGCGAGCAGCGCGATGCCCTCGACCGAGAGATCGCGGATGTCGAGTCCGGGCAGGTCGCCGTGCTGGGCGACGGTGCCGTACGCGACCGGTACCAGCAGTTCGCCAGCACCGCCCGGGAGTTGCTGAGCGACTTCCGCGAGGTCGGAGAGAAGTTCCGTGAGCTCGACCGAAACGCCCGCGAGAGGATCGCCGGGTGGGAGGGCTCCAAGGGCGACTTGCTCGCAGAGCTGGTGGCGAGCCGCTCCGACATCGGCAGCTCCGACCAGGGCACGACCTTCCAGGCGTTCTACGATTTCCTACTCTCCGAGCGCCGACAGGACGAGTTGAGCGACCTGCTGCGACGCGTACAGCAGCTCGATGCGGTGACGACCGACCGACGGCTCGGCACGATCCATCACGACTGGTCGTTGGCTGCCGAGCGTACCCAAGGCACGGTCCGCAAGATCTCCGAGCAGTTCCGCCGGTTCCTCGACGACCAGGTGTGGGTGGAGAACCGCCGCGTCGTCGACCTGGTACGCCAGATCGAGGCCACCGCGCTGGAAATACAGGACGAGCCTCCCGCCGACGGCTTGATGATCGATCTCCCCGGCATCCCGATCAGCCTGCCGATGGAGCGTCCGCTCTACAGCGTGCAGCCCGCCGCAGAGGTCGACAGTCTGCTGACGCCGTCGGCGGAGGAGGACCTCGACATGACGGCGCTCTTCGGGCAGCACTTCGTCGATCGTGCTCGGCTGGCCGACAACCTACGGGCCGTTCTCCCGGCGGCCAGCGCCACCAGCCTCAACGAGATCATCGATCTCTATCCGATCGAGTACGGTGCCGCCGAGATCCTCGGCTATCTCTCGCTCGCCGAGGACGACCTGGACGTGGAGATGGACGAGACCGACGAGAGCATCATCGACTACGTCGATATCGACGGTCACGCCCGTCGTGCCCGACTGCCCGGCGTGAGAGTGAGCCGCCGATGA
- a CDS encoding HepT-like ribonuclease domain-containing protein, whose protein sequence is MMKLGEAANRLAKLGVLAPDGVDWALAIANRNFIIHQYDEIDRELTWLTLSVDLADWRQSLRELFEQAAVTIDGY, encoded by the coding sequence ATGATGAAGCTGGGAGAGGCGGCCAATCGACTGGCGAAACTTGGCGTGCTCGCACCCGACGGCGTGGACTGGGCGCTTGCCATCGCAAACCGAAACTTCATCATCCATCAGTACGATGAGATCGACCGCGAACTGACCTGGTTGACGCTATCGGTTGACCTCGCCGATTGGCGACAGTCGCTTCGCGAACTCTTCGAGCAGGCAGCGGTCACGATCGATGGGTACTGA